GATTGATCAGTGCTGAGCTGTTTGGCTGTTTTGCTATTACTGAGCCTAACACCGGTTCTGATGTGGCTTCGATGAAAACCTGGGCGGCCGAAAAAGATGATTGTTTTGTTATTAATGGCAATAAAATGTGGATTTCAAATATTCCCGGTGCTGACTTGGGGGTGGTGTACGCGGTAACTGATCCTAAGGCCAAACCAAAGCACCGGGGCCTTTCCGCTTTTATCGTTGATATGCATAGTGAGGGCATTACCCAGAAAGCTATCGATACCAAACTGGGTCTTCACTGTACTCCCACCGGGGAGATTTATTTTGAAGATGTTAAAGTTCCCAAAGAGAATCTGGTGGGGAAATTGGGTGAGGGATTTAAAATTTGTATGGGTATGCTTGATGTAACCAGGTTGAGTTGCGCGGCCAGAGCGGTGGGTGTTGGTCAGGGCTGCCTGGATGCCAGTATTCAGTATGCCAAGGAAAAAACTCAATTTGGTCGTCCCATTGCTGATTTCCAGATGATTCAGGCATCGATCGCGGAAATGACGGTTGAACATGAGGCGGCTAAACTTCTGGTTCATCAAGCTGCGTCCCTTAAAGATGATGCAACCAAACGTTCTACCTTTGAAACTTCGATGGCTAAATATTTTGCCGCCGAAGCTGCCGTTCATGCTGCCAATGAGGCCTGTAAAATCTTTGGTTCCTATGGTTTTTCATCCGAATATCCGGTTGAACGTTTCCTGCGGGACAGTAAGTCATTCCAGGTGGTTGAGGGAACCTCCAATATCCAGAAAGTAATTATTTCCCGGAATGTGCTGGCTGATTGATAGATGTTTTCCCTAAGTTTCCATTATTTTCCAAGAAAAGGATAGTACTATGCATTCTTATTTTGCCGAGATGCCGAAATTTGGTAAAGAGCTGAAAGAAAAACAGAAGGAAAAACTGGCTGATAGCGTGGCCCAAATTAAAGAAGTGGAACAGACGGTTGCCGAGGCGGTTGAGAAGGTGAAAAATGCCGGTATTGCTGCCGAGCGGCTCCATAAACGGGGCGAGTGGACTGCCTGGGAGCGTTTGGAATACCTGGTGGATGATGGTACCTGGCTGCCTCTCAATACTCTCCATGATCCTACCTTCAATGCTGAGGGGACGACCGGGGTTATCAATGGCATCGGCAAGATAGCCGGTAAATATGCCTCGATTATTGCTTCTGATAACAAGGTGCTGGCCGGGGCCTGGATCGCCGGTCAGGCGGAAAATATTTTCCGGGCCCAGGATCTGGCTGAACGTCTGAATATTCCCCTGGTCTGGGTGCTGAACTGCAGCGGGGTTAAGCTGACGGAACAGGAAGAGGTCTATGCCGGTCGCCGTTCCGGCGGACGGGTATTCTTTCGCCATGCAGAATTGATCCAGAAAGGCATTCCGGTTATTGTTGGTATGTATGGGACAAACCCGGCTGGCGGTGGTTATCATGCCATCAGTCCCGCCATTATTTTTGCCCATGAAAAATCTAATATGGCCGTCGGCGGCGGCGGGATTGTCGGTGGCATGGCCCCCAAGGGAAATTTTGATGTTGATGGGGCCGAGCAGCTGATTGACGCAACCAGGCAGTTTAAGGCGGTTCCGCCCGGAAGTACAAAAATTCATCATGATGTCACCGGGTTCATGCGCAAGGTTTTTTCCACTGAAGAAGGCGTGCTGGACGCGATTAAAAACTGCATGGCTGGCATGCCGGCATATGACCCTGAAGCTTTCAGGGTTGCCGAACCGGCTGAACCTCGTTTTCCGGCCGAAGATATTAACTATCTGGTGCCTTTTAACCAGAAAGCGGTTTACAACATGGATGAAATTCTGTCGCGGATTTTTGATAACAGTGAGCACCTGGAGTTCCGTCCTGGTTATGGTCCGGAGATCTATTGTGGTTTGACTAAAATCGACGGTTTTGCAGTCGGTTTTATTGCCAACCGCCAGGGATTTTTGGGGGCAAACTATCCAGAATATGCTGACTATATGGGTATCGGCGGTAAACTGTATCGCCAGGGCCTGATTAAAATGAATGAGTTTGTTACCCAGTGTGGCCGGGATCGGATTCCACTGGTCTGGTTTCAGGATACTTCCGGCATTGATGTCGGTGATATCGCTGAGCAGGCTGAGCTCTTGGGCTTGGGACAGTCACTCATTTATTCCATTGAAAGTTCCGCTTTGCCGATGATGACCGTGGTTCTGCGCAAAGGAACGGCGGCGGCCCATTATGTCATGGGTGGTCCCCAGGGCAATCGCAATAATGCTATGACTTTGGGTACTCCGGTGACTGAGATTTACGTGATGCACGGT
This genomic interval from Pseudomonadota bacterium contains the following:
- a CDS encoding acyl-CoA dehydrogenase family protein, which codes for MDFSLTEEQKMMRDAARRFAEERVRPTMEEDEKNHYFRKELVLEMAELGFFGCLAPEEYGGTEVGHLAASIMAMEMARVSPSWGLPFNMQMNGLQTVLLKHGTEEQKKKYIPGLISAELFGCFAITEPNTGSDVASMKTWAAEKDDCFVINGNKMWISNIPGADLGVVYAVTDPKAKPKHRGLSAFIVDMHSEGITQKAIDTKLGLHCTPTGEIYFEDVKVPKENLVGKLGEGFKICMGMLDVTRLSCAARAVGVGQGCLDASIQYAKEKTQFGRPIADFQMIQASIAEMTVEHEAAKLLVHQAASLKDDATKRSTFETSMAKYFAAEAAVHAANEACKIFGSYGFSSEYPVERFLRDSKSFQVVEGTSNIQKVIISRNVLAD
- a CDS encoding carboxyl transferase domain-containing protein, with product MHSYFAEMPKFGKELKEKQKEKLADSVAQIKEVEQTVAEAVEKVKNAGIAAERLHKRGEWTAWERLEYLVDDGTWLPLNTLHDPTFNAEGTTGVINGIGKIAGKYASIIASDNKVLAGAWIAGQAENIFRAQDLAERLNIPLVWVLNCSGVKLTEQEEVYAGRRSGGRVFFRHAELIQKGIPVIVGMYGTNPAGGGYHAISPAIIFAHEKSNMAVGGGGIVGGMAPKGNFDVDGAEQLIDATRQFKAVPPGSTKIHHDVTGFMRKVFSTEEGVLDAIKNCMAGMPAYDPEAFRVAEPAEPRFPAEDINYLVPFNQKAVYNMDEILSRIFDNSEHLEFRPGYGPEIYCGLTKIDGFAVGFIANRQGFLGANYPEYADYMGIGGKLYRQGLIKMNEFVTQCGRDRIPLVWFQDTSGIDVGDIAEQAELLGLGQSLIYSIESSALPMMTVVLRKGTAAAHYVMGGPQGNRNNAMTLGTPVTEIYVMHGETAAAAAFSRRLVKEQDADRSLEPVIEKMNDLAQQYHDQSRPVYCAQRDFVDEIVALPNMRDYFVAFTRAAYQNPPSICPHHQMLLPRLIRN